From a region of the Micromonospora tarapacensis genome:
- a CDS encoding ABC transporter ATP-binding protein — MAAGSDGGPADRGKVRRRPLRNLWQLRHYLRPHAVEFGWLMLAGLAATGAGIAVPLVAQQVVDGPVARRDLTGLFLLAGLALLLGLAEALLIFIRRWVQSSSSVAMEAAIRADVYAHLQRLPASFHDRWPSGQLLSRITSDLSVLRRFLSFGLFFLILNVVTYLAVVVLLIRLHPALGLLVAASAAPLFLIARRFGRHYHAASRRMQDQQGDVATLIEETAQGLRTMKAYGRGPQMISRFAAGTRALHDTGVGKGRLLARTSALLDLVPNLTLGIVLVAGTAAVAGGRLTVGQLVAFASLQLMLIWPVQSLGWIIANGQEAATAADRIQEVLDTAPAIVDAPVAVALARSTVRGRLRFEAVSFRYPGAAAPVLRGIDLTVEPGETLAVVGATGSGKSTLLSLVPRLHDVEAGRITLDGHDLRDLRLASLRRLVGMAFEEPTLFSMSVWENLTLGRPDAADDEVRAALALAQAEFAYDLPWGLRTRLGEQGLSLSGGQRQRLALARAVLVRPAVLVLDDPLSALDVHTEALVESALRRVLRNTTALLVVHRPSTIALADRVALLEHGRITAVGRHAELLATVPAYRAVLSAGPGGPAGPPRTAAGPAPGGSPLVRS, encoded by the coding sequence GTGGCTGCGGGGAGCGACGGCGGCCCGGCCGACCGGGGCAAGGTCCGTCGCCGTCCGCTGCGCAACCTCTGGCAGCTGCGCCACTACCTGCGTCCGCACGCGGTCGAGTTCGGCTGGCTGATGCTGGCCGGGCTCGCCGCCACCGGGGCGGGCATCGCCGTACCACTGGTGGCGCAGCAGGTGGTCGACGGTCCGGTTGCGCGACGGGACCTGACCGGACTGTTCCTCCTGGCCGGGCTCGCGCTGCTGCTCGGGCTCGCCGAAGCCCTGCTGATCTTCATTCGTCGGTGGGTGCAGTCGTCGTCCTCGGTGGCGATGGAGGCGGCCATCCGGGCCGACGTCTATGCCCATCTGCAACGGCTGCCGGCCAGCTTCCACGACCGGTGGCCGTCGGGCCAACTGCTGTCCCGGATCACCAGCGACCTGTCGGTGCTGCGCCGATTCCTCTCCTTCGGCCTGTTCTTCCTCATCCTCAACGTGGTCACCTACCTGGCCGTCGTGGTGCTGCTGATCCGGCTGCACCCCGCGCTGGGCCTGCTGGTCGCCGCCAGCGCGGCGCCACTGTTCCTGATCGCCCGCCGCTTCGGCCGGCACTACCACGCGGCGTCCCGACGGATGCAGGACCAGCAGGGCGATGTGGCCACGCTGATCGAGGAGACCGCGCAGGGCCTGCGCACCATGAAGGCGTACGGTCGGGGGCCGCAGATGATCAGCCGATTCGCCGCCGGTACCCGGGCGCTGCACGACACCGGGGTGGGCAAGGGGCGGCTGCTCGCCCGTACCTCCGCGCTGCTCGACCTGGTGCCGAATCTGACCCTCGGCATCGTGCTGGTGGCCGGCACCGCGGCGGTCGCCGGCGGGAGGCTGACCGTCGGCCAGCTCGTCGCCTTCGCCAGCCTCCAGTTGATGCTGATCTGGCCGGTGCAGTCGCTGGGTTGGATCATCGCCAACGGGCAGGAGGCGGCCACCGCCGCCGACCGGATCCAGGAGGTCCTGGACACCGCCCCGGCCATCGTCGACGCCCCGGTCGCCGTCGCCCTGGCCCGTTCGACCGTACGTGGCCGGCTCCGCTTCGAGGCCGTCAGCTTCCGCTATCCGGGTGCCGCCGCCCCGGTGCTGCGTGGCATCGACCTGACCGTGGAGCCCGGTGAGACCCTGGCCGTGGTCGGTGCCACCGGCAGCGGCAAGAGCACCCTGCTCTCCCTGGTGCCCCGGCTGCACGACGTCGAGGCGGGCCGGATCACCCTGGACGGACACGACCTGCGTGACCTGCGATTGGCCTCGCTGCGCCGGCTGGTCGGGATGGCCTTCGAGGAGCCGACGCTGTTCTCCATGTCGGTGTGGGAGAACCTGACCCTGGGCCGGCCCGACGCCGCCGACGACGAGGTCCGGGCCGCTCTCGCGCTGGCCCAGGCCGAGTTCGCGTACGACCTGCCGTGGGGGCTGCGCACCCGGCTCGGCGAGCAGGGCCTGTCGCTCTCCGGCGGCCAGCGGCAACGGCTCGCGCTGGCCCGGGCAGTGCTCGTCCGGCCGGCCGTGCTCGTCCTCGACGATCCGCTCTCCGCACTCGACGTGCACACCGAGGCACTGGTGGAGTCGGCGCTGAGACGGGTGCTGCGCAACACCACCGCCCTGCTGGTGGTGCACCGCCCCTCCACCATCGCCCTCGCCGACCGGGTCGCCCTGCTGGAGCACGGCCGGATCACCGCCGTCGGCCGGCACGCCGAGTTGCTGGCCACCGTGCCCGCGTACCGTGCGGTGCTCTCCGCCGGGCCGGGCGGACCCGCCGGTCCGCCCCGCACGGCGGCCGGTCCGGCACCCGGCGGCTCCCCACTGGTGCGCTCGTGA
- a CDS encoding methylated-DNA--[protein]-cysteine S-methyltransferase — translation MRGTIDSAVVGTPVGPFAILAGPDGAVRAAGFTAEPASLLPLVHPSLRGEPRQQPELGPITAAVAGYLGGDLDAIDDVPVEQHTGGAFMSHAWQVLRDVKPGEPITYTGYAALAGRPAAVRAAAAACARNAAALFVPCHRVLRTDGALGGYRWGLPVKRWLLDHERLG, via the coding sequence GTGCGCGGCACGATCGACAGCGCAGTCGTCGGCACGCCCGTCGGGCCGTTCGCCATCCTCGCCGGGCCGGACGGCGCGGTGCGGGCCGCCGGCTTCACCGCCGAACCGGCGAGCCTGCTGCCGCTGGTGCACCCGAGCTTGCGCGGCGAGCCGCGGCAGCAGCCGGAACTCGGCCCGATCACCGCGGCCGTGGCCGGGTACCTCGGCGGCGACCTGGACGCCATCGACGACGTCCCGGTCGAGCAGCACACCGGCGGTGCGTTCATGTCCCACGCCTGGCAGGTGCTACGCGACGTGAAGCCGGGTGAGCCGATCACGTACACCGGGTACGCCGCACTGGCCGGCCGCCCGGCCGCCGTGCGCGCAGCGGCGGCGGCCTGTGCCCGCAACGCCGCCGCCCTCTTCGTCCCCTGTCACCGGGTGCTGCGTACCGACGGGGCGCTCGGTGGCTACCGCTGGGGGCTGCCCGTGAAACGCTGGCTCCTCGATCACGAACGACTCGGCTAG